GGTTTAGCCGCTGCCATAGCGCCCGAGGCACACAACATGAGTAGCAACAAAAAGCGACGCATTAGTCGTCCCAGTCAAACTTATAAAGCAAGTCAATACTCTTATACAAACCGCTGGTGGCTTCAATATAAAACTTTGAAAAAATCCGATAGCGCACCGCCACCTCACTGAGCGACGCAAACACCCCAACCCGGTAACTGACCTGAACACTGGGTGTCAGATAACCTGATACTTCAACCTGAGTGTCATCACCGCTGCCCTTGGCCGCCAGATTCACATCCTGAAACCCTATCGTCTCGCCTGCTTTGGCAAAGTAACCCTTACTGCGGTCTATACTCTGCGACAGGAGGAACTGTGCCAGCATGGTATTGTTGTTACTTTCGCCCTCGCCCAGAGGCTGGCCATTGAGCAGGTAAGCCAGTGCCTGGGCCTGATCCATCGCAGGCTGCGAATAAATCACCAGCTCAGGGCTGCGAATACTGCCCTTCACTTCGACACCCGCAATCACCCCATCCGCGGTGGTATCCGGGTTACGGATAGCCCGCACATTGATATAGGGCTTGTCCAGCGGGCCATTAAAGCCAAGCTGACCCGTCTCGATACTCAGGTCCTGGCCAAAAGCTTTATACTGACCCTCTCTGAGATTGATCTCACCACTGGCCAACAGGGCCGAAGCAAGCTGCTTTTCCAAAGACAGCTCACCTGTCAGATAAGCATCCAGTCCCATCGCCTTGACCCTGACGTCATCCAGCAAACGCACATCCAGGTCAAGACGATAGTCCATCATCTGGTTTGGCTGAGTGGCGCTGGCGCTATCCACTATTACCTGATCGTCACTGACAGCGACCACCCCTTGCGGTAATTCGGCAATTTCAATCCGCCCATAAGGAACTGTCACCGCGCCGGTGACTTCGCCATACTGGCCGTTATAACGCAGTGACAGATCCGGGGAGATATCCAGCTCTACCCCAGGCTGTGGCATCAGAGTCAGTCGTTCACCATTGAGTTTGAGCGCCGCAATCATAGATGACTGCCAGTCCAGCTCACCACTGAGCGCAACCTGCCCTCGCGGTGTAGTGCTCAGCTGACCGGTTAGCTGAGCCCGCTGGCCTTGCAGTTGCACGTCCAGGTCAAGATCGCTAATGGCGACGGGAATTTCACTGGCCTTGAGCTGAATGTCTGTGGCGCTGAGCTGGCCACTGAGCTGCGGCTGAGCCAGCGCACCGTCAATGTTAACCTGACCGGCAATGGTGCCACCCAGCTCCAGATCTGGCCATAATAAGCGCCGTAACAGCGGGCGGAATTTGCCAAGCTCGATACCGGCTATGTTGACAAAACCGCGCATCGTCTGAGGCTCGGCCTGTAGTGGCATAGCCAGCTCACCATTAAAGTGCCCTAGTTTCCTGAGCGCCAGCTGCCAGTCTGCTTTGGCCTGCTGCGCATCACTGTTCAGTGCCAGTGAAAAGTTTTCAATTTCAAGCGGTAACGTCGGGGCAACGTTATCCTCGTTGTCGCTGAGCTGCTCTGCCGCGGCACCATAGAGGGTAACCTGAGCATCCGACATCGCCAGTTTGCCATCCAGCGCCTGTAACTGGCCCTGCGACCAGGCTGCGCTGGCACTGGCCGTTAACCGACCTTGCAGGTTCGCCAGGTCGCTAAGTAGCGGATTAAAATGCGTCAGATCCAATTCTTGCACTTCAACGCTGGCCTGGCCCTGAGTGCCATGCTGCGCCGCAAAGCAGATCTGCCCGGGTGACAGCGCCCAGCACTGGCGAGCCACTTGTACCTGCCCAGCTTTGACGGCAAGCGCCGCCGGAGACACCAGCGCCAGCTCACTGCCTTTGAGGTTCAAGCGCCCCGTATCCAGCTGGCCCGCCCAGGCTTGCTGAGCATACTGACCACTCAGGGTCAGCTCGACGCTGCCATCAGTATTGTCGGCCTGCAAATTCAGCTGGTGCTGACTCTGATCGCCCTGCGCTGTGACGCTGAGATCCGTTGCGCTCAACTCACCCACGGTCACCGCAGACAAAGACAAGGAGAGATCGGTCAACCAGTTTCGAGCCATATCCAGACTCAGTGCCAGTGTGCCGCTGTCGATTGAGGTATCCTGATAACCCAGTTTGCCAAGCTGGCTGTTAAGCGTCAGTTTTGGACTATCAACCGGCCCGCTTGCAGTGAACTGTCCTGATAACTGAATATCCGCCGGCAACACTGCATTATGCTGATGCGCAAGTTGCAGCTCGCCTTGTAAGTCCAGTTGCTGGTCGGCGGTGCCAGACACAGTGATCTGGCTCTGCCCGTAACTGAGCCGGGCAGCCTGGAGTTCACCATGTAAGTCACTGTTCACTTTGCCCTGAGCGACCAGCTGCAGTGGTAAAGAAGCCAGTTGCCCGCTAAGGGTCAGCTCGTTAATCTGTGCCTGCCACTGACTACCATGCTGCTCAAATTCAAGTTGATAAGCGCCCGACAGCTGAGTCTCATCGAGCGCCAGCCAGGCACCCAAGGGCAATGCATGCAGCTTGCCCTGAAGCTGGCTGCGGATCCCGTCTTGCCAACTTACCTGAGCGCTCAGTTGGGTGTGCGCTTCTCCCAGGCCCAGTGCAGCTTTGTGCAACGTCAATGCGCTAAGACCACCGCTGGCAGCCAGTTGCACCGTGAGCTGATTATCCGCCAGCGCCAGCTGCTCGCTCAGCGTCACGTCGGCATTGGCAGTAAGCTGATAGTCATCTGCCGTGCCAGCTGCGCTAAGCGTTAGTTGTTGTAACCTGTGCTGTGCGCCAAGTTCGGATTGTTCCGCGCGCACATCCAGTGAGAATGGCCAGTTTGGCTGCGCCGGACTCACACTTAGAGCAACTTTACCCTGTGCATTACCGGCAACTGTGGCTGCCAGTTCAAGTTGCCTGAGATCGCCGCTGAATGTCAGGTTACTCTGGTAATCGGGATGCTGATAATCAAGTGCCCCCGACACTGCCCAGTTGCTAAGGTCTGCCTGCGCTGTGAGCGCCAGCTGATGGGCGAGATAAGCCAGTGACATATGACGTACCGACAGCCTGGACTGTCTGGCATCTGCACTGAGCTGAAGCTGTGTCAACGTCTGACTGTCTCCCTCATAGGGATGATAACCCAGCTCCGCAACGGTGAGTTGTTCCAGGTTAACGGCCATGGGAAGCTGCACGGCGGGCAGCGACAATGCCGGAATTTCTGTCGGTATTGCAAAAGGCTCAGCAGGCGCTGGCGCTTTCGTTTGTCGGACCTGTACGCTGCGCAGCGCAAGCTTGCTAACCTGAATGCCCTGCTCATTAGCACTGGCTGCCAGCACCAGCTTAGTCAGGCTGATCTGGTGCACGGCGACCTTGATGTCTGCCCCACCCAAACTGAACTGCTTAATGGCAATAGAGAAAGGCACTGACAAAGGGGCTGCCTCAGCGGCAGGCTCTGGTTGTGCTGTCACAGGTGGCTCACTGCCCTGCTCTGCCAGATGCAGCGTTATTTTATCGGCACTGCCAGACAGGCACACAGTGGCACAGCTAAACCAATCCAGTGACAGGCTCATCCGGCGCGCACCAAAGCTTAGCTGCTCATTTTCAAAACGAATATCCAGCACCGCGTTGGATAACAGACGCGCCTGAGGCGAGCTGACCTGCAACCCCGGCACACTGTGATTGGCCACCCACACAATCAGCTGGTGACCGGGTAAGGTAAACAGCAGACAAAAGACGGTTACAAACACGCCTGCAACAGCATAGCTAATTCGGCGCAGCCAGGTTTTCACTCCCATTACATCTCCGGTCCAATCACAATACTTAAACGTGTGCTTTTGCTGTCTTTACTCAGTCCCCAGGCATGATCAAGCCGGATAGGTCCGACCGGCGTCAGATAACGCAATCCAAACCCCGCACCCACGGCCCACTTGTCTTTAAAATCATCCGTTGCCGTACCGGTATCTACAAACAGGGCAACACGCCAGTTGGGTAAGAACTGGTAATTATACTCGCCGCTGGCGGTCGCAAGATATTTACCCCCAAGCAGATTTCCCGCTTCATCGCGTGGGGCCACAGACTGATAGGCAAAGCCGCGTACACTCTGATCGCCCCCGGCGAAAAAGCGCATATTGAAAGGCACGGCCGAGATATCATCCGTGACAATCGCACCGGCTTCCAGGCGTGTCAGAAAGAAGTGTCGCTGCTGCAGATTTCGCAGCCAGGCGTTTTTCCATCGCACCTTAAGTAAAGACGTGGAAGATATTAACGAATCGCTGGCCAGCTCAATCGAAATCAACCGCTCATTGCCCCAGTAAGGCAGCATGCCACCCTGACTTTGCTTTTTCGCATAGCTGATCCCCGGAATGAGCATTTCGGTCTTAAGTGTCTCACCTCCCTGCTCACTGGTTTCATGCTCTCGCTTTAAAAACGCGGTGCGGACCCAGTTGCCGGACGTCAGCCATTGACGCTGAACCTGAATGTTCCAGGTCTTAGTATCGACCCCTTCAGTAAGGTCGTCCTGTAACTGATAACCCCCTAAGATTCGAAACACATCGCTGTTTGGGTCGTTCACCGGAATGGTATACGCCGCGCTGATATCCTGCTGACGCTGCGACACATTGAGATCTGAGGTCATCGAATGGCCGCCCTGGGTGATCCAGGGTTTGCTCCATTTAAAGCGCGCTTTTGCCCCTAAATCCGTGCTGTATCCTCCGCCTACTTCATAGCTATTGGCCGGCTTGTCGACCAGCTCAACACGAATAGGCACCTCGCCGTTTTGTCTGGCTTTGAGCAGCGGATAAACACGCACACTCTGAAAATACGGGGTTTCATTGAGCGTCAGGTTATATTGCGACAACTTTTCCGCGGCATAGTGCTCACCCGGCTGAAATGGGCTCAGCGCTTGTGCAAAGGCAATTGCCTTAGACTGCGTTGACAATCGTAACGCGCCAAAGCGATAACGCTGGCCCGCCGATAACACTAAGGTCGCAGAAACCTGTTGCTGTGCTTTATCCACACTAAGCTGTTTTTTTAGCCACTGAAAATCAAAGTAACCCAGCTCCAGCAACAAACTTTCGATCTGCGCTTTGGTGGCTTCATAGCGGTCATGCCTGACTTGCTCGCCAACCTGAATAGCTCCGCTCAGCAAACGGGTACGCAGTGCCTCATCGTCAATGCCCTGCAGAGAGATTTCGACTTGCTCCCAGCGCCAGGCATCACCCGGGTTGAGCTCCAGAGTCACGCGGCGCGTCTGAGAGTCAAAAGCCAGAGAAAGCGTATGGTCATAATATCCCAGTGCCTGCAACGCCTTGGTCACGTCTTTATCAATGAGCTTTTTCCTGCGCGGCGTGAATGGCTTGCCTACATATGAAGCTAAAAAGCGCATCACATTGTCACGAGCTTCATCCGTTAATTCAATGCTGTCTGACGCACTGTGGATGGTAAACTCTGTGATACCAGTTGGCGGATTGGCCCAGGACTGAAATGAAAAAAGTAGCGCAACGAGGATGGCACTAAACGCAGATAAACGCACTAAATAACCCTATAATTCACATTGGCATTATCATACCACAGCAAGATAACACTGACATGGCGAGAAGCACCTTGGCAGAGTGTTATTTTTATGCGCTTAGGCGCAAATTTTTGCCCTCAGTGCTTTTTATTTTGTGTTGGATAGCGGACAATATCCCCAGCTATATTAACTTGAGTACGATTATGCAATTCCCTGATGATGACAACGGCCAGCTTCTGTCTGAAATAGCCGCCGCCGGTGTCGATCTCACTCAGATGCACAGCATCGATTTTTTTATTTTGTTCGAACAAAAGGCCGACGCAGAGCGTTTTATGGGTACCATTGCCGCAGATGAGCTGGCACCTAAAACCAAACTGGATACCTGCCCGGATACTGGCGTATGGGAAGTGATAACTTCTGTGACCATGGTGCCCGATCACCAGCTCCTAAGCCAGACCGAGCAATATCTGGAGTCTATCGCCAATAGCCACGAAGGCTATGGTGACGGATGGGGAATACTCGCCGAATAACACTCGGGCCAGAAGGATGCAGAGCCCAAAGTGCTCTGCATTAGCTTTTGTCTGCGGTACGATAACTGCCCTGATAATCAAAAATCTTTTCTGTTACCTGCCAGCCATACTTCTTGTGTTGTCGGGCAATCACAAAGTCAGGCGCCGACAGTAAAGTGGCATCCACTTGTGCGGCATCAGTCCACGCCTTCACGTTTACGCCACTGCGGCAGTGCTTGGAAAACTGACGAACAAAATGATGTCGGCTAGCCGGTTTTGCAAAATCAAATACCTCGCTCACGCTCGCCCCGTCTTCATCAAAGTAAGTGATTTTCAGCAGCTGAGTTTTAATCACTTCACCGCTCAGACCGCTACAGCGGATCACCATGGCGTTTTTCAGATTGAGCGCCGCACGCAGCTTATCGTCCGGGTCTGCCAGCATCACGCCACAGCTGTGGCACTGGCGTGCTGCAATGTCATTTTCAGCGCCACAGTTATCGCATTCTTTGAATTTAAAACGGTAGTCGCATTGCTGCTCATTGCCCTCGTCATCCTGCAATAGCCCCTGGCAACGTCGGCCGAAATGTTCAATTACACGTCCCTGCTCATCATATTTACCCCAGAAAATATTGCCAAAGCCACAACCGGGGCACAACACCTGGACAGGCTCATTATCTGAGTCAGGCTTTTTACTGCCCACTTCAGGGTGAAACAAATCAAACTCGTTGGCCGCGTAATCAACCACCAGACAGTCTTTTTTGCCTTCACTCAGGCGCAGGCCCCGGCCCACAATTTGCTGGTACAAACTCACCGATTCTGTGGGCCGCAAAATAGCGATCACGTCCACATGAGGTGCATCAAACCCTGTGGTTAATACCGATACATTTACCAGGTATTTTATTTCTCTACGTTTAAATGCCGCGATAATATTATCGCGCTCCCGGTTATCTGTATCACCAATCACCAGGGCCGTCTGTTGCGCAGGTAAATAACCGATAATTTCTTTAGCATGTAATACTGTTGCTGCAAAAATCATTACCCCGTGGCGGTCTTTGCTGAGCGAGACCACATGATTAATAATGCTTTTGGTTGCCCGGGTATTGCTTTGTAGCAATTGGTTCATGTCCGCCTCACTATAGCGACCAAAAGCATTGCTAGTGAGTGCAGAAAAATCGTAATTTTCTACAGCCGGGTCAATTTTATTCGGCGGTGTCAGATAACCATGCTTGATCATATAGCGCAGAGGCAATTCATAAATACAGCGACGAAAGGGGCTATTTTCACTGCCACGCACAAAACCATGATAGTGACTGTGGTACACCCAGCCACTGCCTAGTCGATACGGTGTTGCCGTCAATCCCAGTATTTTTAATGCCGGATTAAACTGCCGCAGGCGTGCAATGACCGCCATATACTGACTGTCGTCTTCACCACTTACCCGGTGACATTCATCAATAATTAATAAGGAATAAAAGGTATCTATCGCTTCTATATTGCGAGCCAGTGACTGAACACTGGCAAATGTCACCTGATGGGTCAGGTCTTTTTGTTTTAATCCGGCGGAGTAAATACTCGCCGTTAATCCATAGCTCTGGTATTTCTGCGCATTTTGCTCAACCAGCTCTTTGACATGCGTCATCACAAGAATTTTATGTTTTGCCAGCCGAGCCAGCTGGGCAATCACCAGGCTTTTACCAGCGCCAGTTGGCAACACAATCACCGCACTGTCATCTGACTTTTTAAAATGTGCAACGGTATTAGCAACGGCTTCTTCTTGATAAGGTCTTAGCGTGTAAATAGGAACACCTGACAATATTAATGAATAAGGATTTTGATAACGTCGAGAAGAGAAAAGATTTAGAACACGCACCCAGCCGGGATACGTTTAAACAGGATAAGCCAGCGAGCGTCGAAACACGGGCACTGGCTTATGCAAGATCACAATTAGATTTTGTGATCTTCTAAGTTAACACCAACAAATGCTTTTGGTGTTTTACCACGACCTGTCCACTCAAATACTTCACCGTCTTTTTCAATGCGGTATTTTGGGCGCACTTTGCTGCGCTTATCTGTTGCACTTTCCGCTGCAAAATCTTCTAAAGACAATCCTTTTTCTTTAATCAGCGCCAAAACTTCTTTTTTGGCTTCTTCCTGTTTTGCCTGCTCATCAATAGCAGCTTGGATAAGCTCCAGCGCTTTATTCAAATCACTGTAGCTTGCAGTCTTTATAAAAGATCTTATTTCACGCATTGGATTACTCTCGTAGATTGTTGAATTTAGAATTTTCTAAGTTAATTAAGCTCGATATGTAGAGAGTATATTATATTTATCTCTTTTCAAATTAAAAGTCGTTAAATTTATAATCTCCGTTGATATTTACTCAATATTCAACCTTGTTTATACGCTTTTTCCATATTTAGAGACAAACAAAGAGATGGGACAGGCTAACGCATCCATACTTTCACTTCTGCCAGCCCATTGGACTGCAACAGTTGCAATTGCGACTCCACATTCTGACTCTGCTCAAACTCAAAGGCATCGAGCTGCTCATCAAAGGTAATGGTTGCAGCGCCATCTCCGCCGCGTTGTTTCACTTCATGTAGTGCAATATCGGCAAGATTAACCGATGCCTCCCAGCCAATCACCTGGCCTCCGAGCAGGGGCAGCGGATAGAATGACCAGCCAACGGACACACTCAGGTTCAGAGATTTACCGTTAGGTAGCCTGAAGTCAAACTGCGCGATGGCTTTACATAATTCACTGACATAGCGTTCAACTTCAGAACATTTAAAGTCTCGCAGTAGCAATAAGAACTCATCGCCACTCCAGCGCGCCACATAATCAGAGCCCTGCGTGCGGGTGTTCAAAAGAGTCGCCAATTGCTGCAAGCAACTGTCGCCGCCAATTGGGCCATAGGCATCGTTGATTTTACTGAAACTGTCAATATTCAGGATCATTAATACCAGACTCTTATCCTGCTGACGCAACGACTGGGCGTTGCGCTGATAATGCTCAATGTCCTTCGGTAATTGATCGAATAAAAAGCGCCGACTGCGCAGTCCGGTCAGTTCATCGGAGTGACTGACCAGTTTTAGCTGCGTATTGACCTGATTCAGCTTGTCATTGGCTTTTCTCAGCTCCGTGGTGCGCTCAGCCACCAGGGCTTCCAGCGCTGCCTGTTTGCGCCTTTCCTGAGTGCGGAATACCCAGAACACCAGGTAGAACAAAAACATAAAGCCACAGGTAATGATCAGGCGAAAAAATACCGTCTCATCAAAGCGCTGCGGTAACAGTAAGTTAAGCGACAGGTTATGGGCCTGTTGCCAGTCCTGGCCGCGTCGCTTTACCTGCAACAAAAAGGTAAAGTCACCAGGTGGCAGGTTGGTATAAATCGCTTCGCGTCGCGACTGAGCATCACGCCACTGCGCATCATGGCCTTCCAGTTTATAGCGAAACTCGATACTCTGCGGCGCATAGAAGTCGATAGCGGTATAGCGTATAGTCAGGTCGCGTTCACTGGTGTCCAGCTCAACCGGACCTTCCAGCCTGTCTGGGGTTAGGTTTCGATATGCCGTGACTATGCTCTCAAACTTAGGGGCCAGCTCGGCGGCGCTGAATAACTGCACTTTTTTCGGGATCCGCACGATACCTTGCAGGCTGGGGTACAATAGGTAATCATCCTGCTCCACCACTGCATCATGTCCCAAACCAGTACAGCACTGACTGGGTACACCGTCCAGCTGGCGGTCAAATGGGTTTATCACCTGCTCAACCTGTAAGTTTTCCACCGCCTCACTGAACTGAGCAATAGGCATTCGATACACGCCTTTCATGGTGCTCACCCACACCAGCTCCTGGGATTTATCAAAGTGCAGCGACAAGATAGGGCCATAAGGCAAGCCATGAGAGGCATCCAGCTGATGCCAGTCGCCATCCTGACTACGATAATAGAGCCCGTCATAGAAGGTCCCCACTAAGGTGGCACTGTCCTCTACGTGCAAAATACTGGTCACATAAGCGGATTCAAGCGAGGTTTGCCCACCAATTTTTTCTATTCCCCGCTCATTGTATTTATAAGCCCCTTTGTCGGTGCCGATAAAGCCAAAACGCGGGAAGTCGACAACATAGGTTATAAACTGACTGCCAAGAAAGGCATTGTAGGTAAAAGGCGTCAGGCCACTATAATCGAGCCGATATAAGCCACGCCCGGTGCCCAGCCACAGGCCGCCCTGATTGGATGGGGTTAAAGTAAAAACCTGAGTCTGGCGAAACTCTCGATTCGGAATGGCAAGTAATTTATCGTCTTCATAAATCACCACGCCACGACCGGTGCCCAAAAACAAACGCTCCCCGACAAACTCCATATCATGGATTTCGACCCCCTTGAGCTGCTCGGCACTGATCACAGGCTCAAAATTATCGCTGCTGTCTAAACGCCCCACACCTTCGCGGGTTGCCACCCACACGTTACCCTGTAAATCCTGAGTAATCGCGGAAATTGCCTGCTCCCGCTGCGACCCAATGGCAAAACGCTCCACCCTGCCGGCGTGCGCCAGCCACAGGCCCTCGTTTATACTGGCCATCCAGACGTTAGAGTCATTGTCGATGAAGATATCGGTAAACCAGATCCCCTGATCCAACTGCGCCAGCTCGACAAATTGCCACTGCCCGCCGCTTTCTTTATACAGCAGTCGACCATAAGTAGAGACCCACATACCACCTTGCTGGTCGCTCAGGAACTTGTAGGTCGCGTTATTACCAATTTCATCGTAGCGCCTCAGTACTTCGTCAAAGTCGAGAAAATAAGCCCCCAACTGCGACGCGAGAAAAAGCTTGCCATCTATCCAGGCAAGGTCATGGATATTGGTTTGTGCCAGCTGCCGTGGCAGCGAAATTTTGCTGGACAGTTCCAGTCGCATGTCGTTGGAACCCATCGACTGAGATTCACTGATCCGCAATAAGTGGCGTTCATTAACCAACCAGATCCCCTGAGGAGAGGACGTCATCTTGGTCACTGAGCCAACAATTTGACTGATGTGTGTTAGGGAGAGTTTTTTACTGTCGAGGTTATTTTCAGCTAAGGTCAGACGTTTGGCCGACACATAATACAAGCCATTGGCGGCAACCCAGATATTCCCATTATGGTCTTCGAGAATATCTCTGACTTCGCCCTGGACTTCAAAGCGCTCAGCCTTTAATGTTTGCGGGTTTAATCGGGTCACCCCTCTGCGGGTACCAATCCACAGCATGCCAAAGCGGTCAACAAAGAGCTTGTTTACCGCATTGCTGTCCAAAAAGTCGCTGTTTTGCGTTGTATAATTACTGAACTGCAGGCCGTCAAAGCGACTCAGTCCAAACTGCGTGCCCAGCCAGATATATCCCTGCTGATCCTGAACGACACTTTTTATACTTTGTGACGGCAGCCCATTTTGCATACTCCACTGTTTAACAACATAATCATTAATTGCCGCATTCACACTTGTGGTGAATATGCACAGCAACAGTAGCAGTATAAATCGCATAGGCTCCCTCTTAGTACCCGTAATAAAATTAGCCGCCCAGGACCCCTGTTTTAAACAAAGCTTGCAGACAAATCAATGAAAATATCCCGGCAAGCACATCATCCGCCATGATCCCGAAACCACCATGGAGTTTTCTGTCCAGTAGTCTGATAGGACCCGGCTTGGCGATATCGAAAAAGCGAAACAGCAAAAAGCCGACCAGCAGGGACTGCCAGCTAATGGCTGCACCCACCATAGTGATGTAAAACCCGGCAACTTCATCCCAGACAATCGCGGGGTGGTCGTGCACACCGACGTCTCGCGCCGTTTTACCACAGATCCAAAAGCCGGCCAGGCTGATCACAATCGCCAGGCTTATCTGCAACCACAAGGGTTGCCCCATGGTCAGCAGAATAAAAGGGAGTGCGGCTAAAGTACCGAAGGTACCCGGGGCTTTGGGGGCCAGTCCTAAACCAAACCCTAGAGCCAAAAAGTGATGTGGGCGTTTAAGGTTGAATGATAACGGCTTATTCAAACCTGCTCCTCGTTAAAAATGTTGATAGCCGCTGCGCGGCAGTGGGCACTTTTCGCCCTCATTGAGCAACTCCAGCTTGCCTGCTGAGGCGGTGATTTGGCCAATGCAAACAGGCTCAACGCCATACTGACGCAGGCGGGCTTCAACGGCACCTTTATTGCTGTCATTGACGGTGAACAATAGCTCATAATCGTCACCATAAGCCAGGCTCAGTTCGCGCCGCAAAGCCTCAGGCTGAAGTTGCTGCATAACCGCCGATA
The Pseudoalteromonas viridis DNA segment above includes these coding regions:
- a CDS encoding ligand-binding sensor domain-containing diguanylate cyclase, which produces MRFILLLLLCIFTTSVNAAINDYVVKQWSMQNGLPSQSIKSVVQDQQGYIWLGTQFGLSRFDGLQFSNYTTQNSDFLDSNAVNKLFVDRFGMLWIGTRRGVTRLNPQTLKAERFEVQGEVRDILEDHNGNIWVAANGLYYVSAKRLTLAENNLDSKKLSLTHISQIVGSVTKMTSSPQGIWLVNERHLLRISESQSMGSNDMRLELSSKISLPRQLAQTNIHDLAWIDGKLFLASQLGAYFLDFDEVLRRYDEIGNNATYKFLSDQQGGMWVSTYGRLLYKESGGQWQFVELAQLDQGIWFTDIFIDNDSNVWMASINEGLWLAHAGRVERFAIGSQREQAISAITQDLQGNVWVATREGVGRLDSSDNFEPVISAEQLKGVEIHDMEFVGERLFLGTGRGVVIYEDDKLLAIPNREFRQTQVFTLTPSNQGGLWLGTGRGLYRLDYSGLTPFTYNAFLGSQFITYVVDFPRFGFIGTDKGAYKYNERGIEKIGGQTSLESAYVTSILHVEDSATLVGTFYDGLYYRSQDGDWHQLDASHGLPYGPILSLHFDKSQELVWVSTMKGVYRMPIAQFSEAVENLQVEQVINPFDRQLDGVPSQCCTGLGHDAVVEQDDYLLYPSLQGIVRIPKKVQLFSAAELAPKFESIVTAYRNLTPDRLEGPVELDTSERDLTIRYTAIDFYAPQSIEFRYKLEGHDAQWRDAQSRREAIYTNLPPGDFTFLLQVKRRGQDWQQAHNLSLNLLLPQRFDETVFFRLIITCGFMFLFYLVFWVFRTQERRKQAALEALVAERTTELRKANDKLNQVNTQLKLVSHSDELTGLRSRRFLFDQLPKDIEHYQRNAQSLRQQDKSLVLMILNIDSFSKINDAYGPIGGDSCLQQLATLLNTRTQGSDYVARWSGDEFLLLLRDFKCSEVERYVSELCKAIAQFDFRLPNGKSLNLSVSVGWSFYPLPLLGGQVIGWEASVNLADIALHEVKQRGGDGAATITFDEQLDAFEFEQSQNVESQLQLLQSNGLAEVKVWMR
- a CDS encoding phosphatidylglycerophosphatase A family protein, yielding MNKPLSFNLKRPHHFLALGFGLGLAPKAPGTFGTLAALPFILLTMGQPLWLQISLAIVISLAGFWICGKTARDVGVHDHPAIVWDEVAGFYITMVGAAISWQSLLVGFLLFRFFDIAKPGPIRLLDRKLHGGFGIMADDVLAGIFSLICLQALFKTGVLGG